In the Luteolibacter rhizosphaerae genome, TCGGCTTCCGGTTATTCGTCGTCTGGCCCTGCATCGCGGGGCGGAACTTCACGATGTTCGAGATGTAGACGGCGGGGCGATCAAGACCCATCGCCTTGAGAATGTCGTTCAGCTTCTGCCCTGCGGCACCCACGAAGGGCTCGCGCTGCAGCTCCTCTTGGTAGCCGGGTGCCTCACCGACGAACATCAGGTCCGCCTCGGGATTCCCGGTCGAGAAGACCATGGTGCCCCGCAAGCTGCCGAGACGGCGCGCGGGATCCCAATTCTCCGCCTGCCGCGCCAGCGCCGCGATCCGCTGGGCCGCGTCTCCCGTCGAGGGCGCGGTCACGGCGGGCACGCTCGGTGGCGGTGCGGCGGCCACCGGCTCCGGACGTGGTGCAGACTCTGCCACCCGGGCAGGTGCGGCCTGCCTTTCGGCGGGGCGGACAGCGGTAGCCCGGCCGCGGCGATGAAGCTCCCGCAGCAGTTCCTTGGCCTCGTCATCCAAATGGATGGTCTTCACCCCGCGGGCTTCTTCCCCGCGCAGGAAATCGATCAGGGCATCCACCGGAAGGCTCACGCGGGCGATGCTAGCGTCCCGGCCCGGACGCGCAACCCCGCCCTTCGGTCGATTCCGAAAGCGCGGGCCGCTTGTACTTGCCGGGCCGGGTCAATTTGACCCATGGTGACAGCGCGACTAACGCTTTTCCCACCCATGTTCCGCCGTATCTCCAATCTCATCAAAGGGTTCCTCGGCCTCTTCATCGGAGGAATCGAAAAGAAGAACCCCGAAGCCCTGCTCGAGGTCGAAAAGGAGAACCTGCGCAAGCAGATCGGTGAATTCAACCAAGGCCTCGCCGCCCACGCCGGCTTGGTCGAGCGCCTGATGTCGCAGGTCAAGAAGCTCAACGCACAGGAGAACGAACTGAAGGCCAAAACCAAGGCGCTACTGCAA is a window encoding:
- a CDS encoding uracil-DNA glycosylase, with amino-acid sequence MSLPVDALIDFLRGEEARGVKTIHLDDEAKELLRELHRRGRATAVRPAERQAAPARVAESAPRPEPVAAAPPPSVPAVTAPSTGDAAQRIAALARQAENWDPARRLGSLRGTMVFSTGNPEADLMFVGEAPGYQEELQREPFVGAAGQKLNDILKAMGLDRPAVYISNIVKFRPAMQGQTTNNRKPTVEEMASCISFVKAEVEIVKPRCIVALGGTAAEGLLGLTGAVAGMRGKWHEFAGIPVRVTYHPAYLLHNNSGAQDKRRVWEDMLEVMEKLGLPISDKQRSFFLPRA